In one Planktothrix tepida PCC 9214 genomic region, the following are encoded:
- a CDS encoding phycobilisome linker polypeptide, translated as MVGLLEGSRLGIRAFEETKPVELRPNYTEADVQTVIVAAYRQVMGNEHLMLRERLTSAESLLRQGQITVRDFVRAIALSELYRTKFFYPNFQTRFIELNYKHLLGRAPYDESEIAFHVDLYTSEGFEAEINSYLDSPEYLENFGENIVPYYRGFSTQDGQKTVGFNRLFTLYRGYASSDRAQNQKQSRLTWELARNLASPIQTPASGQSLGGTTGGNRGQLYRLTVMQKATQSLPQVRRTTTEYTVPYDQLSTQLQRIHRAGGRVMRITLA; from the coding sequence ATGGTTGGCTTGCTTGAGGGTAGCCGACTTGGTATCCGGGCTTTCGAAGAAACAAAACCCGTAGAACTGCGCCCCAACTACACGGAAGCAGATGTGCAAACCGTGATTGTGGCAGCATATCGTCAGGTGATGGGCAACGAACACCTGATGTTACGGGAACGGCTCACAAGCGCGGAATCTTTACTCCGCCAAGGACAAATTACCGTTCGGGATTTTGTCAGAGCTATTGCTTTATCCGAGCTTTACCGGACTAAGTTTTTTTACCCTAACTTTCAAACTCGGTTTATCGAGTTAAATTACAAACATCTTTTGGGCCGTGCGCCTTACGATGAGTCAGAGATTGCGTTTCACGTTGATCTCTACACCAGCGAAGGTTTCGAGGCAGAAATCAACTCTTACCTCGACTCTCCTGAATATCTGGAAAACTTTGGGGAAAATATCGTTCCCTATTATCGGGGATTTTCTACCCAAGACGGGCAAAAAACCGTTGGTTTTAACCGTTTATTTACCCTTTATCGTGGGTATGCCAGCAGCGATCGCGCTCAAAACCAAAAGCAAAGTCGTTTAACTTGGGAATTAGCTCGGAATTTAGCTTCTCCGATTCAAACTCCTGCTAGTGGGCAAAGCTTAGGAGGTACGACAGGCGGTAATCGTGGACAACTTTACCGCCTCACTGTTATGCAAAAAGCAACACAGTCGCTACCCCAGGTGCGTCGTACTACCACTGAATATACCGTACCCTATGACCAACTGTCTACTCAGTTGCAGCGAATTCATCGTGCTGGGGGACGGGTGATGAGAATTACGTTGGCATAA